A genome region from Danio aesculapii chromosome 2, fDanAes4.1, whole genome shotgun sequence includes the following:
- the LOC130213718 gene encoding polymeric immunoglobulin receptor-like encodes MALYATTKMIYILVWFWLILGAESNICLSSCTVSVQPGGSVTIPCHYDEKNLPQKKYWYLENKPYKNTNTSEENLSVIDHPDQSLFTVTMRNLQENQTGFNYCVVETGGRGTVIYKFYLQVQNVPDVSVMYSSVSGHEGGDVSVQCLYGSDYKNKLKRWCRYKDERCFTEKKTDTFQTPSVQISDDGESSFTVLMTGLRLSDSGWYFCFAGNRIIPVQLNVTYTEPVNINTDLNDKDGDGKISPKWFLALAPVLLILLILVGVWIWRRRPKQDEHQLKGRDNSRTTEKISSKPDDLAIYCSINDETPYSISPLDPNKNMTYSTIDYIPGSEAKSLAGGDVYSTVGPH; translated from the exons ATGGCACTGTATGCAACAACAAAAATGATCTACATTTTAGTCTGGTTTTGGCTCATTTTGG GTGCTGAAAGCAACATCTGTTTGTCAAGCTGTACAGTATCTGTTCAGCCTGGAGGATCTGTCACCATTCCATGTCATTATGATGAGAAAAACCTACCACAGAAGAAATACTGGTATTTAGAAAATAAACCATATAAAAACACTAACACAAGCGAGGAGAATCTGTCAGTAATTGATCATCCTGATCAGAGTCTCTTTACTGTGACTATGAGGAACCTGCAGGAGAATCAAACTGGATTTAATTATTGTGTTGTGGAGACTGGAGGACGAGGGACTGTTATATATAAGTTTTACCTCCAGGTTCAAAATG TTCCTGATGTGTCTGTAATGTACAGCAGTGTATCTGGACATGAAGGTGGTGATGTCAGTGTTCAGTGTCTCTATGGTtctgattataaaaataaactcaaacgcTGGTGCAGATATAAAGATGAGAGGTGTTTCACAGAGAAGAAGACTGACACATTCCAGACTCCATCAGTGCAGATCAGTGATGATGGTGAAAGCTCCTTCACTGTGCTGATGACTGGACTGAGACTCTCTGATTCTGGATGGTATTTCTGCTTTGCTGGAAATCGAATCATTCCTGTTCAACTTAACGTAACCTATACAGAACCag TTAACATTAACACAGATTTAAATGATAAAGACGG agaTGGAAAAATTTCGCCCAAGTGGTTTTTAGCTTTAGCCCCAGTTCTTCTGATTTTATTGATTTTGGTTGGTGTTTGGATATGGAGACGTAGACCCA AGCAAGATGAACACCAATTAAAAGGAAGGGACAACAGCAGGACAACTGAAAAA ATCTCTTCTAAACCTGATGATCTTGCTATATACTGCTCTATAAATGATGAAACTCCATAT TCCATTTCTCCACTGGATCCCAACAAGAACATGACCTACAGTACTATTGATTATATTCCTGGGAGTGAAGCG AAGAGTCTAGCAGGAGGAGATGTTTACAGCACTGTGGGTCCACACTGA